The Pseudopipra pipra isolate bDixPip1 chromosome 6, bDixPip1.hap1, whole genome shotgun sequence genome includes a region encoding these proteins:
- the GEMIN2 gene encoding gem-associated protein 2 isoform X1, with amino-acid sequence MVRGEPVTSPLERRGPGAARAELRVAARQGGRAVLPFRRQIRVLHTCRRGRIEAARCPDVVVAKIDPRKLKKKQTVNISISGCQPAPEGYSPTLRWQQQQVANFSAVRQVQNSSLNKHRNHWRSQHLDSNVIMPKSEDEEGWKKFCLGERIHSEIDALPNNESIGIDYMKVGFPPLLSIVSRMNQATVTSVLEYLISWFGEKKFTPELGRWLYALLACLEKPLLPEAHSLIRQLARRCSEVRVMEENKNEEQISALNLIICLVSRYFDQRDLADEPS; translated from the exons ATGGTTCGGGGCGAGCCCGTCACCTCTCCGCTAGAGCGGCGCGGCCCCGGTGCTGCCCGGGCCGAGCTGCGCGTCGCGGCGCGCCAGGGCGGCCGAGCGGTGCTGCCCTTTCGCCGGCAAATCCGTGTCTTACACACCtgcaggaggggcag gATTGAAGCAGCACGATGTCCCGATGTGGTCGTGGCAAAAATTGACCCcagaaaattgaaaaagaagCAGACAGTAAACATTTCA ATTTCCGGATGTCAGCCTGCTCCTGAAGGATACTCTCCAACACtcaggtggcagcagcagcaggtggcCAATTTCTCAGCTGTACGTCAGGTACAAAATAGT AGCCTGAACAAGCACAGAAATCACTGGCGGTCACAACATTTGGACAGCAATGTTATTATG cCAAAATCAGAGGATGAAGAAGGCTGGAAGAAGTTCTGCCTGGGTGAAAGAATACACTCAGAAATAGATGCACTACCCAATAATGAAAGTATAGGAATTGATTACATGAAG GTGGGCTTTCCCCCTTTGCTAAGTATTGTTAGCAGGATGAATCAG GCAACAGTAACCAGTGTCTTAGAATACCTGATAAGCTggtttggagagaaaaaatttACTCCAGAACTG GGTAGATGGCTTTATGCGCTGTTGGCATGCCTAGAAAAACCTTTGCTACCTGAAGCTCACTCCCTTATTCGACAGCTGGCAAGACGATGTTCAGAAGTCAGGGTAATGGAG GAGAACAAGAATGAAGAACAAATATCAGCTCTGAACTTGATAATATGCTTAGTTAGCAG GTACTTCGATCAACGTGACCTGGCTGATGAGCCTTCCTAG
- the GEMIN2 gene encoding gem-associated protein 2 isoform X4, whose translation MEPGVEELMPRLLPVGDWDLAEDFDPTVPPRTPQEYLKRVQIEAARCPDVVVAKIDPRKLKKKQTVNISISGCQPAPEGYSPTLRWQQQQVANFSAVRQSLNKHRNHWRSQHLDSNVIMPKSEDEEGWKKFCLGERIHSEIDALPNNESIGIDYMKVGFPPLLSIVSRMNQATVTSVLEYLISWFGEKKFTPELGRWLYALLACLEKPLLPEAHSLIRQLARRCSEVRVMEENKNEEQISALNLIICLVSRYFDQRDLADEPS comes from the exons ATGGAGCCGGGCGTGGAGGAGTTGATGCCGCGGCTGCTGCCCGTGGGGGACTGGGACCTGGCCGAGGACTTCGACCCTACGGTGCCTCCCAGGACACCTCAAGAGTATCTGAAGCGCGTCCA gATTGAAGCAGCACGATGTCCCGATGTGGTCGTGGCAAAAATTGACCCcagaaaattgaaaaagaagCAGACAGTAAACATTTCA ATTTCCGGATGTCAGCCTGCTCCTGAAGGATACTCTCCAACACtcaggtggcagcagcagcaggtggcCAATTTCTCAGCTGTACGTCAG AGCCTGAACAAGCACAGAAATCACTGGCGGTCACAACATTTGGACAGCAATGTTATTATG cCAAAATCAGAGGATGAAGAAGGCTGGAAGAAGTTCTGCCTGGGTGAAAGAATACACTCAGAAATAGATGCACTACCCAATAATGAAAGTATAGGAATTGATTACATGAAG GTGGGCTTTCCCCCTTTGCTAAGTATTGTTAGCAGGATGAATCAG GCAACAGTAACCAGTGTCTTAGAATACCTGATAAGCTggtttggagagaaaaaatttACTCCAGAACTG GGTAGATGGCTTTATGCGCTGTTGGCATGCCTAGAAAAACCTTTGCTACCTGAAGCTCACTCCCTTATTCGACAGCTGGCAAGACGATGTTCAGAAGTCAGGGTAATGGAG GAGAACAAGAATGAAGAACAAATATCAGCTCTGAACTTGATAATATGCTTAGTTAGCAG GTACTTCGATCAACGTGACCTGGCTGATGAGCCTTCCTAG
- the GEMIN2 gene encoding gem-associated protein 2 isoform X3 has product MVRGEPVTSPLERRGPGAARAELRVAARQGGRAVLPFRRQIRVLHTCRRGRIEAARCPDVVVAKIDPRKLKKKQTVNISISGCQPAPEGYSPTLRWQQQQVANFSASLNKHRNHWRSQHLDSNVIMPKSEDEEGWKKFCLGERIHSEIDALPNNESIGIDYMKVGFPPLLSIVSRMNQATVTSVLEYLISWFGEKKFTPELGRWLYALLACLEKPLLPEAHSLIRQLARRCSEVRVMEENKNEEQISALNLIICLVSRYFDQRDLADEPS; this is encoded by the exons ATGGTTCGGGGCGAGCCCGTCACCTCTCCGCTAGAGCGGCGCGGCCCCGGTGCTGCCCGGGCCGAGCTGCGCGTCGCGGCGCGCCAGGGCGGCCGAGCGGTGCTGCCCTTTCGCCGGCAAATCCGTGTCTTACACACCtgcaggaggggcag gATTGAAGCAGCACGATGTCCCGATGTGGTCGTGGCAAAAATTGACCCcagaaaattgaaaaagaagCAGACAGTAAACATTTCA ATTTCCGGATGTCAGCCTGCTCCTGAAGGATACTCTCCAACACtcaggtggcagcagcagcaggtggcCAATTTCTCAGCT AGCCTGAACAAGCACAGAAATCACTGGCGGTCACAACATTTGGACAGCAATGTTATTATG cCAAAATCAGAGGATGAAGAAGGCTGGAAGAAGTTCTGCCTGGGTGAAAGAATACACTCAGAAATAGATGCACTACCCAATAATGAAAGTATAGGAATTGATTACATGAAG GTGGGCTTTCCCCCTTTGCTAAGTATTGTTAGCAGGATGAATCAG GCAACAGTAACCAGTGTCTTAGAATACCTGATAAGCTggtttggagagaaaaaatttACTCCAGAACTG GGTAGATGGCTTTATGCGCTGTTGGCATGCCTAGAAAAACCTTTGCTACCTGAAGCTCACTCCCTTATTCGACAGCTGGCAAGACGATGTTCAGAAGTCAGGGTAATGGAG GAGAACAAGAATGAAGAACAAATATCAGCTCTGAACTTGATAATATGCTTAGTTAGCAG GTACTTCGATCAACGTGACCTGGCTGATGAGCCTTCCTAG
- the GEMIN2 gene encoding gem-associated protein 2 isoform X5, which produces MVRGEPVTSPLERRGPGAARAELRVAARQGGRAVLPFRRQIRVLHTCRRGRIEAARCPDVVVAKIDPRKLKKKQTVNISISGCQPAPEGYSPTLRWQQQQVANFSAVRQPKSEDEEGWKKFCLGERIHSEIDALPNNESIGIDYMKVGFPPLLSIVSRMNQATVTSVLEYLISWFGEKKFTPELGRWLYALLACLEKPLLPEAHSLIRQLARRCSEVRVMEENKNEEQISALNLIICLVSRYFDQRDLADEPS; this is translated from the exons ATGGTTCGGGGCGAGCCCGTCACCTCTCCGCTAGAGCGGCGCGGCCCCGGTGCTGCCCGGGCCGAGCTGCGCGTCGCGGCGCGCCAGGGCGGCCGAGCGGTGCTGCCCTTTCGCCGGCAAATCCGTGTCTTACACACCtgcaggaggggcag gATTGAAGCAGCACGATGTCCCGATGTGGTCGTGGCAAAAATTGACCCcagaaaattgaaaaagaagCAGACAGTAAACATTTCA ATTTCCGGATGTCAGCCTGCTCCTGAAGGATACTCTCCAACACtcaggtggcagcagcagcaggtggcCAATTTCTCAGCTGTACGTCAG cCAAAATCAGAGGATGAAGAAGGCTGGAAGAAGTTCTGCCTGGGTGAAAGAATACACTCAGAAATAGATGCACTACCCAATAATGAAAGTATAGGAATTGATTACATGAAG GTGGGCTTTCCCCCTTTGCTAAGTATTGTTAGCAGGATGAATCAG GCAACAGTAACCAGTGTCTTAGAATACCTGATAAGCTggtttggagagaaaaaatttACTCCAGAACTG GGTAGATGGCTTTATGCGCTGTTGGCATGCCTAGAAAAACCTTTGCTACCTGAAGCTCACTCCCTTATTCGACAGCTGGCAAGACGATGTTCAGAAGTCAGGGTAATGGAG GAGAACAAGAATGAAGAACAAATATCAGCTCTGAACTTGATAATATGCTTAGTTAGCAG GTACTTCGATCAACGTGACCTGGCTGATGAGCCTTCCTAG
- the GEMIN2 gene encoding gem-associated protein 2 isoform X7 encodes MEPGVEELMPRLLPVGDWDLAEDFDPTVPPRTPQEYLKRVQIEAARCPDVVVAKIDPRKLKKKQTVNISISGCQPAPEGYSPTLRWQQQQVANFSAVRQPKSEDEEGWKKFCLGERIHSEIDALPNNESIGIDYMKVGFPPLLSIVSRMNQATVTSVLEYLISWFGEKKFTPELGRWLYALLACLEKPLLPEAHSLIRQLARRCSEVRVMEENKNEEQISALNLIICLVSRYFDQRDLADEPS; translated from the exons ATGGAGCCGGGCGTGGAGGAGTTGATGCCGCGGCTGCTGCCCGTGGGGGACTGGGACCTGGCCGAGGACTTCGACCCTACGGTGCCTCCCAGGACACCTCAAGAGTATCTGAAGCGCGTCCA gATTGAAGCAGCACGATGTCCCGATGTGGTCGTGGCAAAAATTGACCCcagaaaattgaaaaagaagCAGACAGTAAACATTTCA ATTTCCGGATGTCAGCCTGCTCCTGAAGGATACTCTCCAACACtcaggtggcagcagcagcaggtggcCAATTTCTCAGCTGTACGTCAG cCAAAATCAGAGGATGAAGAAGGCTGGAAGAAGTTCTGCCTGGGTGAAAGAATACACTCAGAAATAGATGCACTACCCAATAATGAAAGTATAGGAATTGATTACATGAAG GTGGGCTTTCCCCCTTTGCTAAGTATTGTTAGCAGGATGAATCAG GCAACAGTAACCAGTGTCTTAGAATACCTGATAAGCTggtttggagagaaaaaatttACTCCAGAACTG GGTAGATGGCTTTATGCGCTGTTGGCATGCCTAGAAAAACCTTTGCTACCTGAAGCTCACTCCCTTATTCGACAGCTGGCAAGACGATGTTCAGAAGTCAGGGTAATGGAG GAGAACAAGAATGAAGAACAAATATCAGCTCTGAACTTGATAATATGCTTAGTTAGCAG GTACTTCGATCAACGTGACCTGGCTGATGAGCCTTCCTAG
- the GEMIN2 gene encoding gem-associated protein 2 isoform X6, translated as MVRGEPVTSPLERRGPGAARAELRVAARQGGRAVLPFRRQIRVLHTCRRGRIEAARCPDVVVAKIDPRKLKKKQTVNISISGCQPAPEGYSPTLRWQQQQVANFSAPKSEDEEGWKKFCLGERIHSEIDALPNNESIGIDYMKVGFPPLLSIVSRMNQATVTSVLEYLISWFGEKKFTPELGRWLYALLACLEKPLLPEAHSLIRQLARRCSEVRVMEENKNEEQISALNLIICLVSRYFDQRDLADEPS; from the exons ATGGTTCGGGGCGAGCCCGTCACCTCTCCGCTAGAGCGGCGCGGCCCCGGTGCTGCCCGGGCCGAGCTGCGCGTCGCGGCGCGCCAGGGCGGCCGAGCGGTGCTGCCCTTTCGCCGGCAAATCCGTGTCTTACACACCtgcaggaggggcag gATTGAAGCAGCACGATGTCCCGATGTGGTCGTGGCAAAAATTGACCCcagaaaattgaaaaagaagCAGACAGTAAACATTTCA ATTTCCGGATGTCAGCCTGCTCCTGAAGGATACTCTCCAACACtcaggtggcagcagcagcaggtggcCAATTTCTCAGCT cCAAAATCAGAGGATGAAGAAGGCTGGAAGAAGTTCTGCCTGGGTGAAAGAATACACTCAGAAATAGATGCACTACCCAATAATGAAAGTATAGGAATTGATTACATGAAG GTGGGCTTTCCCCCTTTGCTAAGTATTGTTAGCAGGATGAATCAG GCAACAGTAACCAGTGTCTTAGAATACCTGATAAGCTggtttggagagaaaaaatttACTCCAGAACTG GGTAGATGGCTTTATGCGCTGTTGGCATGCCTAGAAAAACCTTTGCTACCTGAAGCTCACTCCCTTATTCGACAGCTGGCAAGACGATGTTCAGAAGTCAGGGTAATGGAG GAGAACAAGAATGAAGAACAAATATCAGCTCTGAACTTGATAATATGCTTAGTTAGCAG GTACTTCGATCAACGTGACCTGGCTGATGAGCCTTCCTAG
- the GEMIN2 gene encoding gem-associated protein 2 isoform X2 → MVRGEPVTSPLERRGPGAARAELRVAARQGGRAVLPFRRQIRVLHTCRRGRIEAARCPDVVVAKIDPRKLKKKQTVNISISGCQPAPEGYSPTLRWQQQQVANFSAVRQSLNKHRNHWRSQHLDSNVIMPKSEDEEGWKKFCLGERIHSEIDALPNNESIGIDYMKVGFPPLLSIVSRMNQATVTSVLEYLISWFGEKKFTPELGRWLYALLACLEKPLLPEAHSLIRQLARRCSEVRVMEENKNEEQISALNLIICLVSRYFDQRDLADEPS, encoded by the exons ATGGTTCGGGGCGAGCCCGTCACCTCTCCGCTAGAGCGGCGCGGCCCCGGTGCTGCCCGGGCCGAGCTGCGCGTCGCGGCGCGCCAGGGCGGCCGAGCGGTGCTGCCCTTTCGCCGGCAAATCCGTGTCTTACACACCtgcaggaggggcag gATTGAAGCAGCACGATGTCCCGATGTGGTCGTGGCAAAAATTGACCCcagaaaattgaaaaagaagCAGACAGTAAACATTTCA ATTTCCGGATGTCAGCCTGCTCCTGAAGGATACTCTCCAACACtcaggtggcagcagcagcaggtggcCAATTTCTCAGCTGTACGTCAG AGCCTGAACAAGCACAGAAATCACTGGCGGTCACAACATTTGGACAGCAATGTTATTATG cCAAAATCAGAGGATGAAGAAGGCTGGAAGAAGTTCTGCCTGGGTGAAAGAATACACTCAGAAATAGATGCACTACCCAATAATGAAAGTATAGGAATTGATTACATGAAG GTGGGCTTTCCCCCTTTGCTAAGTATTGTTAGCAGGATGAATCAG GCAACAGTAACCAGTGTCTTAGAATACCTGATAAGCTggtttggagagaaaaaatttACTCCAGAACTG GGTAGATGGCTTTATGCGCTGTTGGCATGCCTAGAAAAACCTTTGCTACCTGAAGCTCACTCCCTTATTCGACAGCTGGCAAGACGATGTTCAGAAGTCAGGGTAATGGAG GAGAACAAGAATGAAGAACAAATATCAGCTCTGAACTTGATAATATGCTTAGTTAGCAG GTACTTCGATCAACGTGACCTGGCTGATGAGCCTTCCTAG